In one window of Juglans regia cultivar Chandler chromosome 3, Walnut 2.0, whole genome shotgun sequence DNA:
- the LOC109012687 gene encoding uncharacterized protein LOC109012687 isoform X2, whose product MSIPESPFSSSSPSPSLPQTSSGRVELVSKFVSDRLVQKFYDVSEFGFDYEQSGLWSPPVQRTVFMSSSGKIFTEADILSKLRSALQRHRRGRKHRSLCFNVLVCCFRVRCSSELSMSS is encoded by the exons ATGTCCATTCCCGAAagcccattttcttcttcttcgcctTCGCCTTCTTTGCCTCAGACCTCTTCTGGGAGAGTTGAACTAGTTTCCAAGTTCGTATCGGATCGACTTGTTCAGAAGTTTTATGATGTGTCTGAATTCGGCTTTGATTACGAGCAAAGTGGATTGTGGTCTCCTCCGGTCCAGAGGACTGTGTTCATGAGCTCCTCCGGGAAAATATTCACGGAAGCAGATATTCTGTCAAAACTCAGAAGCGCATTGCAGAGGCATCGTCGTGGAAGGAAACACAGATCACTTTGTTTCAAT GTATTGGTTTGCTGCTTCCGAGTGAGATGTTCAAG
- the LOC109012687 gene encoding uncharacterized protein LOC109012687 isoform X3, whose translation MSIPESPFSSSSPSPSLPQTSSGRVELVSKFVSDRLVQKFYDVSEFGFDYEQSGLWSPPVQRTVFMSSSGKIFTEADILSKLRSALQRHRRGRKHRSLCFNVLVCCFRVRCSRA comes from the exons ATGTCCATTCCCGAAagcccattttcttcttcttcgcctTCGCCTTCTTTGCCTCAGACCTCTTCTGGGAGAGTTGAACTAGTTTCCAAGTTCGTATCGGATCGACTTGTTCAGAAGTTTTATGATGTGTCTGAATTCGGCTTTGATTACGAGCAAAGTGGATTGTGGTCTCCTCCGGTCCAGAGGACTGTGTTCATGAGCTCCTCCGGGAAAATATTCACGGAAGCAGATATTCTGTCAAAACTCAGAAGCGCATTGCAGAGGCATCGTCGTGGAAGGAAACACAGATCACTTTGTTTCAAT GTATTGGTTTGCTGCTTCCGAGTGAGATGTTCAAG